In Nitrospira sp., the genomic window TTCGGGATTATCCGCAGTCGCCGAACGCTCGGAGGGCAGAATGGCGGATCGCGGATTTGTATTTCGAGCAAGGTGCGTTTCAAGAAGCACAAGCATTTTACGAGAACGCGATGGCCCATTCCGTCAATCTTCCCTTCGATAGTAATCGGGCGTTGCTCGGTCTTGGGTATACGTTCATGGCCATGGGGAAATGGAGTGATGCCGAGCACGCATTTGCCAATGTGCGAAAGCGAAGTGAGGACGAGCAGTTGCTCCAAGGAGCGACGTTGGGATTGGCCCATGCACTGTTCAGAGAGCAACGATTTTCTGAAGCGCAGCCGATCTACCACCTCAGTTATCAGCGATGGCCGCACCTCCTACGAGGCGACCCGCTGTCGCTTCAGCGGTATGCTGTCACGCAGGTGAAACTACACCAGGAGGTCTCTGCACGAGAACTCATGTTGCTCTTTTACAATCTCTATCCCCGCCATGAGTATGCGCCTGCGGCCCTGCTGCATGTGGCTGAAGGGTTGCGGGCAGGTGCCAAACCGATGCTCGCCGAGTTTGTCTATGCGCTGATCCCTGTGCTCTATCCGTACAACGAGTCGGGTACAACGGCCAAACTGCGGCTGGCCGCACTCCGCGCAGAGACCATGTTGCCGGCTGGAAGCAATGCGATCGGGCTCACAGTCAGCGCCATGATCCACGGCGTGCCGGTTCCGGACCAGACCGATGCCTCCTACCGATCGCTGCTGGAAGAGATTGCGACTCGAGAGGGGAGCAATCCAATGGGCAGCGAGGCCCGATATTACCTTGGGAAGGGGTATGAACACGCAGGAGACACGAATCGTGCGCTTCAAACCTACAAGGAGATTACGCTTCGCGCGACCAATAAGAACGACCTATGGGCCATGAAATCCGCAGAGCGCCTGTCTGCTCTGTTGACACCCTGGATCGAGGCGGCGATCGCATCGCGCGACGATCTGACGGTTGTCAGTCTCTTTCACAGGCAGGGAGCCATGGCCGAACAGCAGTATGGGCGTTCCCCTCTGTTGCTGAACATCGCGGAATCCCATCGGCGTCTTGGCTTTTCACCGGAAGCCGTGCGGCTGTATCAGCAGATTCTTAAATCACACAATGAATCGGTGTTACTCGAAACGGCTTTGATCGGACTTGGAGGGATCTATCTGGATCAGCGAGATCCTGAGGCCGCCAGAAAAGTGCTGGAGCGATACCGGTTTCAATTCCCTATCGGTAAATACAACGCGGAGGTGCTGCATCTTTTGATTGAGACCATGAGGCAACAGCGGGATCTGCAAGGGCTTCTCCACCTGTGCCGGATGTGGTTGTTGCGCCACCCGGTTCATCCAGAACGACCAGCGATGTATGTCGAGTTAGCCAAGACACTGGGAGAACTGGATAAGCTGGATGAGTCTGCCCTGGCCTATGAAGAGGCCTTCAAGGCCGGCGCGGTGCAAGCATCCACTACGCTTGTCTCCTATGCCGATACGTTATCTCGATTGAATCGACATGAGCGGGCTATTACAGCCTATCAATTAGTGCTGGCCAAGAAACCAAATGTGTCTCACGCCGATTGGGCACGGCTGCAAACAGCCAATCATTGGGCGGCATTGAAGCAATATGATCGCGCCATTGTGGCGCTGGCCGAGCTCGATGGCATGGACGATCCAATCATCAATCGCCTTTCAGCGTCCCTGAAAACAAGTGTGCGAGCGGTCAGTCATTCGAGGAAGCAGGAGGGGCTATGACGAGTGCTATGACCAAACATCCGGAAGAACAGGCGCTGCTGCAAGCCGCCTTCAGAAGTTTTGATGAGGCGGCTCACACGTTGCAGCAGTCATACAGTGCGTTGACGACACGTGTGGAGCAGATGGATCTGGAGTTGGCACAGAGCAACGAGGCGCTCCGCCGTCAGCTGTGTGACAACGAGGCCATGCGTGTCCATCTGGACGGGATTCTTGAGTCCTTGTCTATGGGGGTCTTGGTGATGGACGACTGCGAAATGATCACTCGCAGCAATCGCGCCGCCGAGGCGCTCCTTGGCGTGACAGATGACGAACTGCGGAACCGTCGTGCGTCTGACTTATTGGCGGGTGCTGGTCTTGGCGTGTGTGATCGGCCTCAACGCATCGGTCAGGCCGTCGTCTCCATTAGCCAGGTTCCACTTCACAACGATTCCGGAGCGCACTCCGGACACCTCATCCTGTTTCAGGACGTCACGCGTATTTATCAACTGGAAGAACAGTTGCAGCGCAAGGAACGACTGGCGGCCATGGGAGAGCTGATCGGTCGGATCGCCCATGAGATCAGAAATCCATTGGGCAGCGTCGAGCTCTTCGCGTCCATGCTGCAGCGAGATCTCGGCGAGCAGTCGTCCGGCAAACGCTACGCGCAACAAATCTCGGAGGCCGTCCAGTCGATGGATCGCTTACTGACCAATCTGTTGCTGTATACGCGGCCGGTTCACTTGGCTCGTGGCTGGCACTTAGCCGAAGCATTGATCGGCGAATCGATCAAGTTGGCGGCCCATGCGATTACCAAAGTGCCGGTGGACATCCGAGTGGAGATCAGTCCAGACATTCATTCGATGTGGTGTCACGATGGCCAGTTGAAACAAGTGCTCGTGAATCTGGTGGTGAACGCAGTGCAGGCGATGCCAAATGGAGGGGTTCTGGCGATCAGTCTTTGCCAGGAGCCGTCGCGGACACTTGGTCTACCCGCTGTTCGACTCACTGTCCTGGATTCTGGGATTGGCATCCCTCCGGCCCATCAGTCACGCATATTCGATCCGTTCTTCTCGACGAAAGATGACGGGACCGGCCTTGGTCTGGCGATTGTCTATTCAATTGTGGATGCGCACCAGGGACGGATTGATGTCGACAGTACAGTCGGGCAGGGCACCGCATGCTCCATTATTCTGCCTCATCCAGCAATCGGTGGAGATCCCCATGCGGTGCAGACTCCAATTCGGAACGAGCTGGAATCGAGTCAATCCTACCCGAGTGAGCACACGATGGCGTTAGTGGAGGAGTGGTCTCATGAATGACCCCGAGAAGAGTAACCCTCTTTCTGACACTGGTGACGAGCGCGAGCGCATTCTCATCGTCGATGATGACTCATCGATGCGAACGGCACTGATGGAGACGGTCAAGCGACTCGGCTATTCCGTACAAGGGGCAGTCGATGGCATGGATGCCATTGAACGGATTCCCCATTTTCGCCCATGGATGGTGCTGACCGATCTCAAGATGCCGCGTCTGAATGGGCTCGAATTGATTAAGGAAGTCAAGGCGCGCGCGCCTCATGCGACGATCGTTCTGATGACGGCGTATGGGGCCATAGAGACCGCTGTCGAGGCCATGAAGTTGGGCGCCAGCGAGTATCTCTTGAAACCGTTTTCCATGGACTTGCTGGAGCGAGTCATCGTGAATCTCAAGTCGGGACGAGACGTAAGGACCATCACGGGTCACCCTTCTCACCCAACGGAAAACCGGGCTCTGCTAAGCCAGGACCCAGGCATGATCAGGCTCTTAAGCACGATCGAAGGGGTCGCGTCTAGTCAGGCCACAGTCTTGATCCAAGGAGAGAGTGGCACCGGAAAAGAGCTATTAGCCAGGTTTATCCATAATCGAAGCCCGCGGGCGCATCGCCCGTTCATCGCGGTGAATTGTGCGGCACTACCGGATGGGCTCCTCGAGAGTGAGCTCTTTGGCCACGAGCGTGGTGCGTTCACTGGGGCGGTGATCAAAAAAATCGGCAAGTTTGAGATGGCGCATATGGGCACATTGCTCCTGGACGAAATCAGTGAAATGAACCTGAGTTTGCAGGCCAAGTTACTGCGTGTCTTACAGGAGCGCGAAGTCGATCGGATCGGGGGGCGCGACCCTGTGTCAGTCAATATACGGGTGATCGCGACGACCAATCGAGCGCTCTATCGGGAAGTTGAGCAAGGACGTTTCCGAGAGGATCTCTACTATCGTCTGAACGTCTTTCCGGTCACCGTTCCACCGCTCCGTGAACGTACGATCGATATTCCATTGCTCGCGCGTCATTTTGTGAGTCAGTCGGCCACGAGGAACGGTCTCACGCCACCGGCATTGTCTGATAGCGCGTGTGCGCACTTACAACGGCTGGCATGGAAGGGAAATGTCCGTGAATTAGAGAATGTCATGGAACGGGGGGTGTTGCTGGCAGGGCCTGGTCCTATCCTTCCCGAACACTGTCCGCCTGAACTGAACGGAGAACAGCGAGTCCAGTCTGCCCATCCGCAACAACCGGCTAATGGATCGTTGTGGGAAATGGAACGAGAGCTCATTTTTAAGACATTGGCACGTGTGAAGGAGAATCGTACGCATGCGGCGAAAGAGTTGGGGATCAGCATTCGTACGTTACGAAATAAGCTGCGAGAGTATCGAGAAGGTGAACGACCCTGTTCGATTACCGGAGGACCATAAGAGCGGCAAGAATTGCCGACCGGCAAGTTTGTGCGATGGCGGCAAGAATCAAACGGAGGATCATAGGCGAGGGGTGAGAAAACCAATGGGCGTTGTAGGAGGCTACGTCCCGGGCTCTCACTCCGGCATTCGGGCAGGCATTATGGTTGCAATGATACCGTGCCGGGGATGGAAAGGAGTCTAGAGGCATGACAATCTTTGACAAGACCATGCGACTGCTACAGCGGAGTTTGGATCTTCGCAGCGCACGACAGCGTGTGATCACCTCAAATCTAGCCAATGAAGAAACGCCGGGCTATCGCGCATCCGAATTGACCTTTCTGGACCAATTGCAGTCGGCCCACAAGGGGCGCCTGCCAATCGTCATGGCGGCGACTCAGTCTCGACATTTCGGCATGCATGGGCCGCAGGGTGTACAGGCCGTGGCGGGAAAAATCGGTGAAGTTCCTGCCGGCGATCTGCCGCTTGATGCCAACTCCGTCAATCTTGAACTGGAGATGGCCAAATTGTCCGAGAACGCCATGCAGTACAACACAGCGGCCACGCTACTGGCCAAGAAGTTTCACGGATTGTTGAATGTAATTCGAGAAGGGAGATAACGCTTAGCCCGCTCGAATCGCCGACATCGGCATGCGGTTGACGGTTGACGCTTGATAGAGGAGGTTCATCATGGAAATGTCCGACAGTATGGCTGTATCGGTATCCGGTTTAGACGCCCAACGGCGGCGACTCAATGTCATTGCGAGCAATCTTGCGAACGCCCAATCAACGAAAACACCGACTGGGGGTCCGTACAAGCGGCGGGATGTCGTCTTTCGCTCAACAGCGGTGCCAAGCGCATTTCATGGGACGTTTCGACAAATCGCCGTTGGGCCGTCGGCACATGCGCTCGAAGGGGTCTCCGTCGCTCGAGTGGTGGAAGATTCCAAACCAGGTCAACTCATCTATGACCCTCATCATCCGGATGCCGATTCCAAAGGGTTTGTGCGTCTTCCCAATGTGAATGTCATGGAAGAAATGGTGAATATGATGGGCGCGTCACGTGCGTACGAAGCGAACGTTCAAGCCATCAACGCAACACGTGCCATGTGGAACAAGGCACTGGAAATTGGGAGGTAATGATGAATCCGATTTACGGTCCAACATCAGGTATCACTCCGATTCCCGATGTGGCCTCAGGCGGGTCGGCCGGAACGGCAGGTGCCTCGGGGTTCATGGATTCGCTCAAATCCGCAATCGGAAAGGTCAACGACACGCAAATGGAAGCCGGCCGAGCGGTAGGTGATCTTATGACAGGCGAGACGCAGGACCTTCACCGTACGATGGTCGCGTTGCAGCAAGCAGACGTGTCGTTCCAATTGATGATGCAAATCCGGAACAAACTGGTCACGGCCTATGAAGAGATTCAACGGATGCAAGTGTAAGCGGTCAGGCCCGATGAAGGAGCGTGGGTAGAATGTTTTCCAAGTTTTCCATCAATCAACGGATGATCATTCTCATTGCCCTGGCGGGGTCGGTGGCGGGCCTCATCGCGCTCACACTCTGGACGCAGCAGCCTGATATGCAGGTGTTGTTCACCAATCTTGGCGGCGAAGACGCGGCTGCGATCATCGATAAGTTGAAAGAGACGAAAGTACCATATGAAACAACCGGTGGTGGAGCGACGGTGCTGGTTCCTAGCGCCCAAGTCCACGATCTCCGATTGCAACTTGCGACTCAAGGGCTTCCCCATGGAGGTGGGGTCGGCTTCGAGATTTTCGATCGTACGTCGATCGGCATGTCCGAATTCGTGCAGAAGCTCAACTATCGGCGCGCCTTACAGGGCGAGTTGGCAAGAACCATCGCGCAGCTGCCGGAAGTCGAACGGGCGCGGGTTCATCTGGCGCTTCCTGAACGGCGACTCTTCGCCAACGAACAGGAGAAAGCGCGTGCGTCCGTGATCGTGTCACTGCGCAATGGCCAACAGCTCGCTCAGGCGCAGGTGCAAGGGGTCATCCATTTGGTGTCCAGCAGCGTGGAGGGCTTGCAGGCTCGCGATGTGACCGTGGTAGATGGGCATGGCCGTATGCTGTCGTCCACCATGACGGAGGAGACCGCCGGGTTATCGAATACCCAGCTCGAATATCAGCGGAGCATTGAAAAAGATGTCGAAACGCGTATCCAGACGATGCTCGAGCGGATTGTCGGTTCCAATAAAGCCGTGGTGCGTGTGTCCAGCGTCGTGGACTTTCGCAAGGTGGAAACCACCGAAGAGCGCTATGATCCGAACAGCCAGGTCGTGAGGAGCGAACAACGCGGGCAAGAAAAGGCGAATGGCACCAACGGCGTCAGCGGCGGTGTACCGGGTGTCCAGTCAAACGTTCCGCCTGGAACAGATCAGGAGCTCCCGCAAACTAGTTCGAACAATAGTCAGACGAAAAATGAAACAGTCAACTACGAGATCAGTCGAACCGTGTCAAAAATTACTGAGCCCGTAGGCGTCATCAAACAATTATCCGTGGCTGTGCTGGTCGATGGGATCTATGAAACTGCTAAAACCGGTGATGGGCAGTCGACGGAGACGCCGGCTGCCGCACGCAAATACATCCCACGTTCGGAAGAAGATCTCAAGCGGATTGAGGACATCGTCAAGAAAGCGATGGGCTTTTCGCCCGAGCGGCAGGATCAGGTTCAGGTCGTGAACGTGCAATTCGGCACCGAACCGGAAGAGCTGCAAGGTGCAACAGCAGACGTCGTGGCCGAGGGGCCAAAGCCATGGTTGCCGTATCTTCGTTATGGTGTCGGGATCTTATTGTTTGCGGTGATTCTCTTGTTCGTGGTCCGTCCGCTATTGGCCATGTTGGGTTCAACGACGGAGCAGATGCAGACCGACGCGATGGTCTCGGGGTTACCTGGGGCTCAGGCCATGGCGCAAGGCTCATTGACGCATGCACCGGATCGAGCTCAAATCATCGACATGGCGAGAAAGAATCCCGACACGACGGCGGTGGTCGTGAAGCAGTGGCTCAAGAATCCTTCATAATATGTGACTATGGCAAAGACTCTGACGGGCGAACAAAAGGCAGCCATTCTCCTTCGTGCGATTGGAGAAGAATCAGCTGCCCAGGTTATGAAACAACTTGACCCCAAAGAAATTAAGCGGCTGGGAACATTTATGAGTGGCACGGCTCAGATTTCGCGGGATGAGGAAGATGCCGTCATCTCGGATTTCCAGACTGCCAGCGCGTCCGGCGACGTTCAGTTCCAGGGAAAAGAGTTTATCAGGAGCGTCCTTATCAAGGCGTTGGGCCCAGAAAAGGCGGCGCGGGTCATCGAATCGATGACTCGGAAAAGCTATCCGGGGCTGGACGCGATGAAGTGGGTCGATGTGAAAACGCTTGTCCAAATGTTGAAGATCGAGCATGCACAAACCGTGGCGGTCGTGCTGGCGCATCTTGAGAGCGAACAAGCTGGGCAAGTGCTTGCAGGATTTCCTGAGGCGCTACGTGGAGACGTGGCGATTCGGTTGGCCACCATGGAGGAGGTGCAGCCAGATGTCTTGGAAGAGCTCAGCCTGAGCATACAAGAGACACTCTTGGCCAGTACGGGACTGGGGTCGCAGAGCCTCGGTGGGGCTGAGGTGATGGCCAACATCTTGACGCGCATGGATAAGACCAATGAGGGGGGCATTATGGCCAAGATCGCGGAGAAGAGCCAGCCGTTGGCGGACGCGATTCGGGCGCTCATGTTTGTCTTCGATGACCTGGGGAAGATCGATGATCGCGGCTTGCAGGAATTGATGAAAGAGATCAGCAAGGACGACCTTCCGCTCGCTCTTCGTGGTGCCAATCCTGAGCTGAAGGAGAAATTCTTCAAGAATATGTCGAGCCGTGCCGCAGAAATGTTGAAGGAAGATATGGAGGCAAAAGGGCCGGTGAAGGTGTCCGATGTCGAGAGAGCCCAGCAGAATATTCTGAAAGTCTGCCGCAAGCTGGAAGAAGAGAACCGCATCGTCATCTCAGGCGCAGGGGAGGAGATGCTGTAGTGACGAGGGGAACCATGCCGGCAGTGGCCAGTTCCGAGCGAAGCGTGTCGCGCTTTCAAGCGACGGTCCTGATTGTTGATGCCGACGAAGGGGTCCGAAACGTGTTTCACGAACTCCTTCAGCCGGAACGAGTGTCGATTCGATTCTCGGGCTCAGGACTGGAGGCGCTTGCAATGGTCAAGCAGAAGGCTCCCGCACTGCTGATCGTTGACGCCTCCTTGCCGGATCGAGATGGTATCGCAGTTCTGGAAGATGCACAGCGGATCGACAATCGCATGATTGGAGTTGTGATGACTGAGGCCGCCTCGGTGGAACTTGCCGCCCGTGCGATGAGAGCCGGTTCCAGCGATTTATTGACGAAACCTTTTCAACCGGACATTGTTCTCGCTACGGTTCGCCGACTACTAGAACTCCACCGGCTGCGCGCCGACCAGACGGTCTTGAAACATGCTGCGGTGCGGTCCGGCGCGGTACAAATCCAGAGTGTGCCTTTCCAAACATTTGGGGATGAGGGCGAACGGAAAGGCGTTGATGGGCCGACGGAATATGAGCGAGGGCTGGAAGAAGGCCGGCGATATTCGGACACGCAACGTCAACAAGATCTTGTGGTCTTGACCGAGGCTGTTGGAAGATTTGATGCCGCTCGCTCCGTGCTTCAGCAGACGATCGACGATGAAGTCATCGCGCTCGCGCTGCAGATCGTGTCTAAGATCCTGCATGAATCGGCCGAGTCCCGGCGTGAACAGATCGTCATGCAGGTCAAGGCAGCACTCGGCACCGTTCAAGCGTCGGATGGCGTGGTGATACAAGTGCATCCGGCTGACGCGGCCGTTCTTGAAGCCGTTCGAGCGGAGCTGATCGGACGGCAACAGGTCGCACTGACACTCACCATTGAGCCGGTCGCTTCTCTTCAGCGAGGAAGCTGCCTGCTGCACACCGCGACGCGATTAGTCGATGCCTCCCTCGATACACAGTTATTCCGCTTGGGCGATGCCCTAAGGAACAGGGCGCAGCATGAGTCTTAGCCAGCTAATCGAGCGCGTCGACCCCATCGAAGTTTCCGGAAGGGTGGCGCAAGCAGTTGGGATCGTCGTGGAAGGGTATGGGCCGATGACGACGGTCGGAGAGCTCTGCCGCATCACGCGAGAGGTGGCTGGAGGGCCGATCGCGGCGGAGGTTGTGGGATTTCGGGGGGATCGTGTTCTCCTGATGCCACTGGGCGATATGCATGGGATCGGGCCACGAAGTCGAATTACCATGTCTGGCCACGTGGCCAATCTTGCTGTCGGGCCAGGCTTGTTAGGACGAGTGCTCGACGGCTGTGGCAATCCAATGGATGGCAAAGGGCCGTTGACGGCTACGGAGCGGTATCCACTCTATGCTGGCGCACCGAATCCGTTACAACGAGCTCGTCTACGCGTCCCACTTGATCTCGGCGTGCGTGCCATCAACGGGTTTTTGACCTGTGGACGCGGACAGAAGATGGGCATCTTTTCCGGTTCCGGGGTTGGCAAGAGTGTGTTGCTGGGAATGATCAGCCGATACACGAAAGCGGATGTCAATGTCATTGCGCTCATCGGAGAACGAGGCCGTGAGGTCAACGAATTCCTGGAACGCGATCTGGGTGCAGAGGCACTCAGACGCTCAGTGGTGGTGGTAGCGACGTCCGACCAAGCCCCGCTCATACGGCTGCGCGCGGCGTTAGTCGCGACAACCATTGCTGAATACTTCCGTGACGGGGGAAAACAGGTGTTGCTGTTGATGGATTCACTCACGCGATTGGCCTATAGCCAGAGGGAGGTGGGGTTAGCGATTGGAGAGCCTCCGACGACCAAAGGCTATACCCCCTCCGTGTTTACGCTCTTGCCGAAGTTGCTGGAACGTGTTGGGACTGGACCAGGTCCAGGAACCATTACCGGATTGTATACCGTGCTGGTCGATGGCGATGATCTCAGTGACCCCATCGCCGATACGGTGCGCTCGATTCTGGACGGCCATATTGTCTTGTCTCGCACATTGGCCGCCCGCAATCACTTTCCTGCGATCGATCTCCTCCAGAGTACCAGCCGTGTGATGCGGGATATCGTCGGGCGACCACATTACGATGCCTCCAGAAAGGTCCTTGAGTTGGTGGCACGATATCGCCAATCCGAGGATCTTGTTGTGTTGGGAGCCTATAAACCAGGAATGAACGTAGCGCTCGACCGTGCCGTTCAAGCGCAGGACGCGATCAATGATTATTTGCGGCAAGACGTTGACCAGCCGGCAGGGCTGCCTTCGTCGGCGCAGCTACTTGAGACGCTGGCCCAGCAGGCAGCATGAGCCTCGAGTCCTTGCGGAAACTGCGTGCTCAGACCGTAGAGGCGTTGATGATGGAGTTGGCACAGATCGCCCGCACGTTGGCTCAGAGCGAGGAACGGTATCACGACCTTGAATCTATAATTCAGGAGGAGGTCGTTACCTACGATCGACAATCTGCGCAAGGACTTACCATTGAAGCGTGGTTGGAACGGCAGGGGCGGATAGATTCGCAACAGGCAGCGTTGTGCCGAGTGCGTCGAGAGATTACTCAAGCTGTCGAGGCGTGGCAGCAGACCAAGGCGCGTCTCGTTGAAGCCAGTCAGGAACGCAAGCTCCTTGACCTTGTCGCCGACAAGCGCCAGGAAGCGCAACGTGCCGATGCGGCGCGTCAGGAACAACGGACGATGGA contains:
- the flgB gene encoding flagellar basal body rod protein FlgB, whose amino-acid sequence is MTIFDKTMRLLQRSLDLRSARQRVITSNLANEETPGYRASELTFLDQLQSAHKGRLPIVMAATQSRHFGMHGPQGVQAVAGKIGEVPAGDLPLDANSVNLELEMAKLSENAMQYNTAATLLAKKFHGLLNVIREGR
- the flgC gene encoding flagellar basal body rod protein FlgC; the protein is MEMSDSMAVSVSGLDAQRRRLNVIASNLANAQSTKTPTGGPYKRRDVVFRSTAVPSAFHGTFRQIAVGPSAHALEGVSVARVVEDSKPGQLIYDPHHPDADSKGFVRLPNVNVMEEMVNMMGASRAYEANVQAINATRAMWNKALEIGR
- the fliJ gene encoding flagellar export protein FliJ; amino-acid sequence: MSLESLRKLRAQTVEALMMELAQIARTLAQSEERYHDLESIIQEEVVTYDRQSAQGLTIEAWLERQGRIDSQQAALCRVRREITQAVEAWQQTKARLVEASQERKLLDLVADKRQEAQRADAARQEQRTMDEAASRQHFTRRESHS
- a CDS encoding response regulator, with protein sequence MPAVASSERSVSRFQATVLIVDADEGVRNVFHELLQPERVSIRFSGSGLEALAMVKQKAPALLIVDASLPDRDGIAVLEDAQRIDNRMIGVVMTEAASVELAARAMRAGSSDLLTKPFQPDIVLATVRRLLELHRLRADQTVLKHAAVRSGAVQIQSVPFQTFGDEGERKGVDGPTEYERGLEEGRRYSDTQRQQDLVVLTEAVGRFDAARSVLQQTIDDEVIALALQIVSKILHESAESRREQIVMQVKAALGTVQASDGVVIQVHPADAAVLEAVRAELIGRQQVALTLTIEPVASLQRGSCLLHTATRLVDASLDTQLFRLGDALRNRAQHES
- the fliF gene encoding flagellar M-ring protein FliF, producing MFSKFSINQRMIILIALAGSVAGLIALTLWTQQPDMQVLFTNLGGEDAAAIIDKLKETKVPYETTGGGATVLVPSAQVHDLRLQLATQGLPHGGGVGFEIFDRTSIGMSEFVQKLNYRRALQGELARTIAQLPEVERARVHLALPERRLFANEQEKARASVIVSLRNGQQLAQAQVQGVIHLVSSSVEGLQARDVTVVDGHGRMLSSTMTEETAGLSNTQLEYQRSIEKDVETRIQTMLERIVGSNKAVVRVSSVVDFRKVETTEERYDPNSQVVRSEQRGQEKANGTNGVSGGVPGVQSNVPPGTDQELPQTSSNNSQTKNETVNYEISRTVSKITEPVGVIKQLSVAVLVDGIYETAKTGDGQSTETPAAARKYIPRSEEDLKRIEDIVKKAMGFSPERQDQVQVVNVQFGTEPEELQGATADVVAEGPKPWLPYLRYGVGILLFAVILLFVVRPLLAMLGSTTEQMQTDAMVSGLPGAQAMAQGSLTHAPDRAQIIDMARKNPDTTAVVVKQWLKNPS
- the fliG gene encoding flagellar motor switch protein FliG is translated as MAKTLTGEQKAAILLRAIGEESAAQVMKQLDPKEIKRLGTFMSGTAQISRDEEDAVISDFQTASASGDVQFQGKEFIRSVLIKALGPEKAARVIESMTRKSYPGLDAMKWVDVKTLVQMLKIEHAQTVAVVLAHLESEQAGQVLAGFPEALRGDVAIRLATMEEVQPDVLEELSLSIQETLLASTGLGSQSLGGAEVMANILTRMDKTNEGGIMAKIAEKSQPLADAIRALMFVFDDLGKIDDRGLQELMKEISKDDLPLALRGANPELKEKFFKNMSSRAAEMLKEDMEAKGPVKVSDVERAQQNILKVCRKLEEENRIVISGAGEEML
- a CDS encoding tetratricopeptide repeat protein, coding for MQPLPDDGPRQEGQSSGIEGLAWQEGQSAYRKNAWPEAQRFFGKIVKEHPESPLAPSAKAFLVELLLQDEVSGKTRSEAIQEYKTLLRDYPQSPNARRAEWRIADLYFEQGAFQEAQAFYENAMAHSVNLPFDSNRALLGLGYTFMAMGKWSDAEHAFANVRKRSEDEQLLQGATLGLAHALFREQRFSEAQPIYHLSYQRWPHLLRGDPLSLQRYAVTQVKLHQEVSARELMLLFYNLYPRHEYAPAALLHVAEGLRAGAKPMLAEFVYALIPVLYPYNESGTTAKLRLAALRAETMLPAGSNAIGLTVSAMIHGVPVPDQTDASYRSLLEEIATREGSNPMGSEARYYLGKGYEHAGDTNRALQTYKEITLRATNKNDLWAMKSAERLSALLTPWIEAAIASRDDLTVVSLFHRQGAMAEQQYGRSPLLLNIAESHRRLGFSPEAVRLYQQILKSHNESVLLETALIGLGGIYLDQRDPEAARKVLERYRFQFPIGKYNAEVLHLLIETMRQQRDLQGLLHLCRMWLLRHPVHPERPAMYVELAKTLGELDKLDESALAYEEAFKAGAVQASTTLVSYADTLSRLNRHERAITAYQLVLAKKPNVSHADWARLQTANHWAALKQYDRAIVALAELDGMDDPIINRLSASLKTSVRAVSHSRKQEGL
- a CDS encoding sigma-54-dependent Fis family transcriptional regulator, with the protein product MNDPEKSNPLSDTGDERERILIVDDDSSMRTALMETVKRLGYSVQGAVDGMDAIERIPHFRPWMVLTDLKMPRLNGLELIKEVKARAPHATIVLMTAYGAIETAVEAMKLGASEYLLKPFSMDLLERVIVNLKSGRDVRTITGHPSHPTENRALLSQDPGMIRLLSTIEGVASSQATVLIQGESGTGKELLARFIHNRSPRAHRPFIAVNCAALPDGLLESELFGHERGAFTGAVIKKIGKFEMAHMGTLLLDEISEMNLSLQAKLLRVLQEREVDRIGGRDPVSVNIRVIATTNRALYREVEQGRFREDLYYRLNVFPVTVPPLRERTIDIPLLARHFVSQSATRNGLTPPALSDSACAHLQRLAWKGNVRELENVMERGVLLAGPGPILPEHCPPELNGEQRVQSAHPQQPANGSLWEMERELIFKTLARVKENRTHAAKELGISIRTLRNKLREYREGERPCSITGGP
- a CDS encoding PAS domain-containing protein, with protein sequence MTSAMTKHPEEQALLQAAFRSFDEAAHTLQQSYSALTTRVEQMDLELAQSNEALRRQLCDNEAMRVHLDGILESLSMGVLVMDDCEMITRSNRAAEALLGVTDDELRNRRASDLLAGAGLGVCDRPQRIGQAVVSISQVPLHNDSGAHSGHLILFQDVTRIYQLEEQLQRKERLAAMGELIGRIAHEIRNPLGSVELFASMLQRDLGEQSSGKRYAQQISEAVQSMDRLLTNLLLYTRPVHLARGWHLAEALIGESIKLAAHAITKVPVDIRVEISPDIHSMWCHDGQLKQVLVNLVVNAVQAMPNGGVLAISLCQEPSRTLGLPAVRLTVLDSGIGIPPAHQSRIFDPFFSTKDDGTGLGLAIVYSIVDAHQGRIDVDSTVGQGTACSIILPHPAIGGDPHAVQTPIRNELESSQSYPSEHTMALVEEWSHE
- a CDS encoding FliI/YscN family ATPase — encoded protein: MSLSQLIERVDPIEVSGRVAQAVGIVVEGYGPMTTVGELCRITREVAGGPIAAEVVGFRGDRVLLMPLGDMHGIGPRSRITMSGHVANLAVGPGLLGRVLDGCGNPMDGKGPLTATERYPLYAGAPNPLQRARLRVPLDLGVRAINGFLTCGRGQKMGIFSGSGVGKSVLLGMISRYTKADVNVIALIGERGREVNEFLERDLGAEALRRSVVVVATSDQAPLIRLRAALVATTIAEYFRDGGKQVLLLMDSLTRLAYSQREVGLAIGEPPTTKGYTPSVFTLLPKLLERVGTGPGPGTITGLYTVLVDGDDLSDPIADTVRSILDGHIVLSRTLAARNHFPAIDLLQSTSRVMRDIVGRPHYDASRKVLELVARYRQSEDLVVLGAYKPGMNVALDRAVQAQDAINDYLRQDVDQPAGLPSSAQLLETLAQQAA
- the fliE gene encoding flagellar hook-basal body complex protein FliE, with amino-acid sequence MMNPIYGPTSGITPIPDVASGGSAGTAGASGFMDSLKSAIGKVNDTQMEAGRAVGDLMTGETQDLHRTMVALQQADVSFQLMMQIRNKLVTAYEEIQRMQV